CTGGCCCAAGGACTTTGAAAAAGCCAATCTTTATTTATGGAAAGAGAATCCTTAAAAAAGCAATAATGAGGTTCTGACTTTCTGCTATGGTCAAAAGAACTGGTGAAACATTCAGCGACATGAAATGAAATTAACCTCGCAAAATCTTCTCCATCTTTCTGCCCTTAGCCAATTCATCAACCATTTTATCTAAATAGCGAACTTGCTGCGTCAAAGGATCCTCAATATCTTCTATACGATACCCACAGATGACTCCTGTAATGAGCTGCGAATTGGGATATAACGAAGCCACTTGGAAGAACTTTTCAAAAGTTACTTTTTCTTCAATTAACGCTTGTAGTCTTTCGCTATCAAAGCCAGTTAATCAGGCTATAACCTGATGCAATTCATCTTTTGTTCTACCTTTCTTCTCCACTTTTGTGAGGTACATCGGATAGACCGAAGCAAAGGTCATTTTAGGTATTTTAATACTAATCTCCTGTATTAATACTTGCTAAGGAATACAAAATTAACGACAATATAACCTACTCTTTGATAAAATTCAGGAATTAAAATCAAATACCCGCCGATCCTCATTAACATTCACGATTCAGAGGGCAATTCTTTGAAGTGCTGATATGGAAGGAAGATTATCCATACAAGGAACCAAATAGGAACATGCTATGATTTGATGAAAGCCAAAAGGTCCTTATTTATGGTAGTGGCTTCTGTTGTTGGCATTCCATGAGGGAAACCCGGATAGGAAATCAATTTTCCATTTTTCAAAAGCTTTACAGCCATTGCTCCGGTAATTGGAAATGGAACAATCTGGTCGTCTTCCCCATGCATCACAAGTACAGGAATATCCACATTTTTAAGATCTTCGGTAAAATCTGTTTCTGAAAAAGCCTTTATACAATCCACATGTGCTTTTACTCCACCCATCATTCCCTGACGCCACCAATTGTACCTAATTCCTTGCGATATTTTTGCTCCATCGCGGTTATATCCATAAAACGGAAGGGTAAAGTCCATAAAATATTGTGCTCTATGTAATGCTGTTCCTTCCCGTATTTCATCAAATACAGTCAAAGGAATACCCTCCGGATTATTTGCTGTCTGCACCATGATCGGAGTAACAGCACTAATCAGTACTGCTTTAGCTACGCGGCCTTTACCATATTTGGCTACATAGCGGATCACCTCACCACCTCCCGTAGAATGACCAATATGAATCGCGCTCTTTAGATCCAGTGCCTGGGTCAATTCAGCTACGTCGGCTGCATAAGTATCCATATCATGTCCATTTAGCGTTTGGCTAGATCTCCCATGTCCCCTGCGATCGTGGGCAATTACTCTGAATCCCTGTTCCAGGAAAAACATCATTTGTCCATCCCAATCATCACTTGATAAAGGCCAGCCATGATGAAAAAAAAGAGGCTGACCAGTTCCCCAGTCCTTGTAATAAATTTTGGTTCCGTCTTTTACTTTGATTGTACTCATTTCTATTGATTTTATAGAGGAAAATTCCTTTCCTCAGCACAACAAATAAATTGGACAACAGGTTTTTATGAAGATTAATTTGATTTAGAGATTAATATTAGTCTGATAAACAATTGTAAAAACAAGTATGTTACTATCTATCAAATATGGGTCAAATTTAAAATCCTATGATCATGAAAAAACAAGAAAACAAAACCGGACGTTATCTATTGATGACGCTCGCAATGCTCTTTATCGCCTGGTCAACGTCATTCGCACAGATTAAGAATGTGGTACTTGTACACGGAGCATTCGCTGATGGCTCAGGTTGGAAAGGCGTTTACTCCATCCTTGTAAAAAAAGGTTACCATGTGACTGTCTTGCAGGAGCCGATGACCTCTTTAGAGGATGATGTCAAAAACTTACGCCACGAATTGGATCGGCTGGACGGTCCGTGTATCCTGGTCGGCCATTCTTATGGTGGAGCAGTCATCACAGAAGGAGGATACCATCCCAAAGTTGCAGGTCTGGTTTATGTCGCCGCCTTCCAGCCTGATCAAGGTGAGTCTGATCTCACATTATTCCAATCAGCACCTGTTGCACCCGAAAATGCCATATTGCCACCAGACAATGCAGGCGTTGTTTACATTGACAGGGCCAGATATCATGCCAGTTTCTGTGCAGACATTCCAAAAGCCGAGGCTGAGTTTATGGCTGATGCTCAAGGGCAATTCGCCGGAAAGGCTTTCGCCACTCCTATAACTGATCCGGCATGGAAGCACCTTCCGTCTTATGCCTGTGTTGCAACGGATGACAAAATGATCAACCCCGTAATCCAGCGCAGGATATATGAGCGTTCCAAATCCAAAACCACAGAGATCAAAGGCAGCCATTGCATTTTCATATCTCAACCACAGGCAGTAGCTGCCTGGATCATTAAAGCAGCAACGGAATTATCGGCAAAAAATTAATTAAAAGAGGCCGTCTCATAAGTAAAATTATGGGGTGGTTTTTTCCTATCAACCGGAAGTACAAACGAGGAGGTACTTTCTGACCAGAACCTCAATCCTTGTTATTCATCAAAAAAATAAGAAAATGAGCAAAATAACAACAATAATAGTTGCCATGTTTTTTAGCATTCCAGCTATTGCACAAACCATTAATCCTGCAACGCCCCCCAAAGGCTTTGTCCACAAATATGCAACTGTAAACGGTATAAAAATTCATTATGTAACTGGCGGAAAAGGTGAGCCTCTATTATTAATTCATGGGTTTGGGCAAAACTGGTTTATGTGGAACAGGATCATGCCAGAGCTTTCCAGGCACTTTACCATTATAGCCCCCGATCTGCCTGGCGTTGGTGAATCCGGCAAACCCAAAGATGGTTATGATAAAAAAACAATGGCCAGGGATATTCATGAATTGATGAGACAATTAGGTTATACGAATATTAATCTTGCGGGTCATGATATTGGATTGATGGTTGCTTACGCCTATGCTGCACAATATGGTAATGAAGTAAAGCGGATTGCTCTATTAGATGCGCTAATCCCAGGTATTGAACCGGTGTGGTCTGATTTGTACCACAAACTTTGG
This is a stretch of genomic DNA from Candidatus Pedobacter colombiensis. It encodes these proteins:
- a CDS encoding alpha/beta hydrolase, which gives rise to MKKQENKTGRYLLMTLAMLFIAWSTSFAQIKNVVLVHGAFADGSGWKGVYSILVKKGYHVTVLQEPMTSLEDDVKNLRHELDRLDGPCILVGHSYGGAVITEGGYHPKVAGLVYVAAFQPDQGESDLTLFQSAPVAPENAILPPDNAGVVYIDRARYHASFCADIPKAEAEFMADAQGQFAGKAFATPITDPAWKHLPSYACVATDDKMINPVIQRRIYERSKSKTTEIKGSHCIFISQPQAVAAWIIKAATELSAKN
- a CDS encoding alpha/beta hydrolase, translating into MSKITTIIVAMFFSIPAIAQTINPATPPKGFVHKYATVNGIKIHYVTGGKGEPLLLIHGFGQNWFMWNRIMPELSRHFTIIAPDLPGVGESGKPKDGYDKKTMARDIHELMRQLGYTNINLAGHDIGLMVAYAYAAQYGNEVKRIALLDALIPGIEPVWSDLYHKLWWFGFFARPIAGDLVKGKAGEFLKDFWPQVGYVKDPFTKQESTEFIRAYSTPGATTGSFSWFGAFPQDAKDNLEFSKHKLEMPLLAMGAEYSAASYFGDHCRLVANDVTEVVIKGSGHWIVQEGTDQVLKGLQDFFEK
- a CDS encoding alpha/beta hydrolase, whose protein sequence is MSTIKVKDGTKIYYKDWGTGQPLFFHHGWPLSSDDWDGQMMFFLEQGFRVIAHDRRGHGRSSQTLNGHDMDTYAADVAELTQALDLKSAIHIGHSTGGGEVIRYVAKYGKGRVAKAVLISAVTPIMVQTANNPEGIPLTVFDEIREGTALHRAQYFMDFTLPFYGYNRDGAKISQGIRYNWWRQGMMGGVKAHVDCIKAFSETDFTEDLKNVDIPVLVMHGEDDQIVPFPITGAMAVKLLKNGKLISYPGFPHGMPTTEATTINKDLLAFIKS